In Posidoniimonas polymericola, the genomic window CGATCGCTCGAGCACCTGGGACATCCGCAAGGCCGCCCTCGCCGACGGCATGCAGACCCTCCGTGACGACGCGTGGCGGAAGGTGCTCAAAGGGATCACGACCGTCGACGAAGTGCTCCGCGTCACCAAGGGGGACACGCTCTAAGCAAAGGGGAAAGGCGAAAGCGGAAAGTCGCTTCCATGCTTCGCCTTTCGACTTTCCGCTTTCGCCTTTCGCGCCATGCCCGACTTCGCCTACACCGCCCGCGACCTTTCCGGCGCCCTGATCCAGGGGACGCTGTCCGCGGGCAGCGAGCGCGAGGTGGTGGCGTCGCTGTCGTCGAAAGAGCTCTTCCCGCTGACGGTCAAGACCACCAGCAAGCGGGTCGCCGGCGAGTCGATCAAGGTCAGCGCCAAGTACGTGACGCCGTTCTACAGCCAGCTCGCTTCGCTGCTGCGGAGCGGCGTGCCGCTGCTACGGTCGCTGCAGGTGATCGGCGAGCAGGCCTCGAACCCGCCGTTCAAGGCGGTCATCACCGATATCACCGACCGCGTCGAAGACGGCGCCACCTTGTCCGAGGCAATGGCCCGGCACCCGCGGGCGTTCCCAGAGTTGGCGACTAGCATTGTGCGGGCCGGCGGCGAAGGCGGGTTCCTGGAGGATGCGCTCGACCGCGTGGCGTTGTTCACCGACCAGCAGTCAGAGCTGCGGGCCAAGGTGCTCGGGGCGATGGCCTACCCGATCATCCTGGCGATTGTCGGCACGCTGGTGGTGAACGGCCTGATTATCTTCGTGGTGCCGAATGTCCAGGGCCTGTTCGACCGGCTCGACGAACGGGGCGAGCTGCCTACAGTCACGGTGTGGCTGATGGCTTTGAGCAGCCTGATGACTAGCTACTGGGGTTTAATCGCCCTAGGGGTGCTGGTCGCTGGCGTGGTGGCGATCGTGCGGTGGTTCTCCACCCCGGTCGGCAGGACCACGCTCGACCGGCTGCG contains:
- a CDS encoding type II secretion system F family protein, giving the protein MPDFAYTARDLSGALIQGTLSAGSEREVVASLSSKELFPLTVKTTSKRVAGESIKVSAKYVTPFYSQLASLLRSGVPLLRSLQVIGEQASNPPFKAVITDITDRVEDGATLSEAMARHPRAFPELATSIVRAGGEGGFLEDALDRVALFTDQQSELRAKVLGAMAYPIILAIVGTLVVNGLIIFVVPNVQGLFDRLDERGELPTVTVWLMALSSLMTSYWGLIALGVLVAGVVAIVRWFSTPVGRTTLDRLRIKLPMAGSIYLSLAVARFCRVLGTLLKGGVPIVRSLDIAADSTGNVVLSEVVRNASENITSGETLAAPLAASGHFPRDVCEMIAVAEQSNNLEIVLEQISNSLEKSTWRRIELFVKLLEPLMLLVMAACVLVVVIALLLPIIKMSTSV